A portion of the Stigmatella aurantiaca DW4/3-1 genome contains these proteins:
- a CDS encoding sigma-70 family RNA polymerase sigma factor has protein sequence MFPLSPGTSRAPSAGPGRHAPVSGWDALHRELGVALQSAEARRAYRLVRSNWEALSDFEEPEALVSFLTAREGDSRAKDGLLAGLVTLVQIGTAASFFVALLWLGLWPGLDSVYRRCLRRTEHPPAEVVSSVAASFMALVARVNLSGVHRVAGTLVRGTERDVLKAWQKDLSEQRRRARLESLTEVNGWGPSVAWLTPFVSRGRSFSAEVEELRAWLLPLTGEDTALVVSLVLREEDAVEVAASLGVSPETARKRVRRALERLRKMKKKIPDKDFLSRNGGWGCFLEFVDSETTERAPGGSR, from the coding sequence ATGTTTCCCCTCTCCCCCGGCACTTCCCGCGCGCCGAGCGCAGGGCCGGGACGGCATGCACCTGTGAGTGGTTGGGATGCTCTCCATCGAGAGCTTGGCGTGGCCCTTCAATCGGCCGAGGCGCGGCGCGCCTATCGCCTGGTGCGAAGCAACTGGGAGGCGCTCTCCGACTTCGAGGAGCCGGAGGCCCTTGTTTCATTTCTCACGGCGCGAGAAGGCGACTCTCGCGCGAAGGATGGGCTGCTCGCGGGCCTTGTCACGCTTGTGCAAATTGGGACCGCGGCGAGCTTCTTCGTGGCCCTGTTGTGGCTGGGCCTGTGGCCCGGGTTGGACAGCGTGTATCGCCGATGTCTCAGGCGCACCGAGCACCCGCCTGCGGAGGTGGTGTCCTCGGTGGCCGCGTCCTTCATGGCCCTCGTGGCACGCGTCAATCTGTCAGGCGTCCATCGCGTGGCTGGGACACTCGTACGCGGGACGGAGCGCGACGTCCTCAAGGCCTGGCAGAAGGACCTGTCGGAGCAGCGTCGCCGTGCGCGCCTTGAGTCGCTGACAGAGGTGAATGGCTGGGGGCCTTCGGTGGCGTGGCTCACTCCCTTCGTCTCGCGAGGCCGCTCCTTCAGCGCCGAGGTGGAAGAGCTGCGTGCGTGGCTCCTTCCGCTGACGGGCGAGGACACTGCGCTGGTGGTGTCCCTCGTCCTTCGCGAAGAGGACGCTGTCGAAGTGGCAGCGAGCCTTGGGGTATCGCCCGAAACGGCGCGCAAGCGCGTCCGGCGGGCCCTGGAGCGCCTGCGGAAAATGAAGAAAAAAATCCCCGATAAAGATTTCTTGTCCCGAAACGGCGGGTGGGGGTGCTTTTTAGAGTTTGTGGATTCTGAAACAACCGAGAGGGCGCCGGGAGGGAGCCGCTGA
- a CDS encoding DUF2924 domain-containing protein: MAKNGIARAARKELADVPRQLAALASMSVPDLAEKYLEVYGEPTRSRNRDYLKKRLSFRIQELAEGSLSTRAVTRIAELGDKLPERWRMRQVEETKPSAPPPAAADVRAAAADARAPAADGRDARLPPPGTVLTRAFKGTQHRVTVREGGVEYEGQLHRSLSSVAKLITGTAWNGFSFFGLKAGGPKAVKS; this comes from the coding sequence ATGGCGAAGAATGGGATTGCGCGGGCCGCGCGCAAGGAGCTGGCGGACGTGCCACGGCAACTGGCCGCGCTGGCCAGCATGTCAGTGCCGGATTTGGCGGAGAAGTACCTGGAGGTGTACGGCGAGCCCACGCGCAGCCGCAACCGGGACTACCTGAAGAAGCGCCTGTCCTTCCGGATTCAGGAGCTGGCCGAGGGGAGCCTCTCCACGCGCGCCGTGACACGCATTGCCGAGCTGGGCGACAAACTGCCCGAGCGCTGGAGGATGCGGCAGGTGGAGGAGACGAAGCCCTCCGCGCCGCCTCCAGCCGCTGCGGACGTGCGCGCCGCCGCTGCGGACGCACGCGCACCCGCTGCGGACGGGCGCGATGCGCGCCTGCCGCCGCCGGGCACTGTGCTGACGCGCGCCTTCAAAGGCACGCAGCACCGAGTGACGGTGCGAGAGGGCGGCGTTGAATACGAGGGCCAGCTCCACCGCAGCCTCTCCAGCGTGGCCAAGCTGATTACGGGCACGGCGTGGAATGGCTTCTCCTTCTTCGGCCTCAAGGCCGGTGGCCCCAAGGCGGTGAAGTCATGA
- a CDS encoding recombinase family protein, with protein MRKSKPAPSDAKRCAVYTRKSTAAGLEMKFNSLDAQRDSCVSYVQRQPGWVLLDESYDDGGFTGANMERPAFQRLLQDVDAKRVDVVVVYKVDRLSRSLLDFAKVMERFNAAGASFVSVTQNFSTADAMGRLTLNMLMSFAEFEREMISERTRDKVAAARRKGKWTGGRAPLGYEVKDKRLVVNEYEAVVVREAFELYLQHHQASVVSRLLNETGRKTKRYEAQSGATRAARKWTTQDVLRLLRSPLYAGFVPYGDEMHPGEHPAIVDRATFHQVQDILEGRGPGIQYHGRNPDYVLRGLLRCGMCGEAMTPGSTRKGTREYRYYRCVTRDKQGKEGCRASPLPAAALEDFVVARLREVSVGGGFATQVHARLTSRLEEKHKALRAERVQLPKDLARRAGESVKWVDSLSKLEGPSRRLLEEKLTAAGEESAGMKRRLAEVERALDAMEGEKLEAAWVAQALADFDAVWDALTAANRGRLLQALVGRVVVDEETDRVDVHLAHAGESATPVREEVAA; from the coding sequence ATGAGGAAGAGCAAGCCAGCGCCCTCGGACGCGAAGCGCTGCGCCGTCTACACGCGCAAGTCCACGGCGGCGGGCCTGGAGATGAAATTCAACTCGCTGGACGCTCAGCGCGACTCCTGTGTCTCATACGTGCAGCGCCAGCCCGGATGGGTGTTGTTGGATGAGAGCTATGACGATGGCGGCTTCACCGGGGCCAACATGGAGCGGCCCGCCTTCCAGCGGCTGTTGCAGGACGTGGATGCGAAGCGGGTCGACGTTGTCGTGGTGTACAAGGTCGACCGGCTCTCTCGCTCCCTTCTCGACTTCGCGAAAGTCATGGAGCGCTTCAACGCGGCGGGCGCCTCCTTCGTCTCGGTGACGCAGAACTTCTCCACCGCCGACGCGATGGGCCGACTCACGCTCAACATGCTGATGTCCTTCGCCGAGTTCGAGCGAGAGATGATTTCCGAGCGCACGCGGGACAAGGTGGCCGCCGCGCGCCGCAAGGGGAAGTGGACGGGCGGGAGGGCGCCGCTGGGCTACGAAGTGAAGGACAAGCGCCTCGTGGTGAATGAGTACGAGGCGGTGGTGGTGCGGGAGGCCTTCGAGTTGTACCTCCAGCACCACCAGGCCTCGGTGGTGTCGCGCCTACTCAACGAGACGGGGAGGAAGACGAAGCGGTACGAGGCCCAGAGCGGTGCCACGCGCGCGGCCCGGAAATGGACGACGCAGGATGTGCTGCGCCTCTTGAGGAGTCCCCTGTACGCGGGCTTCGTGCCGTATGGCGACGAGATGCACCCGGGCGAGCACCCGGCGATTGTAGACAGGGCCACCTTCCATCAGGTGCAGGACATCCTGGAGGGCCGCGGCCCGGGCATCCAGTACCACGGGCGCAACCCGGACTACGTGCTGCGAGGACTCCTGCGCTGCGGCATGTGCGGCGAGGCCATGACGCCCGGCTCCACTCGCAAGGGGACGCGCGAGTACCGCTACTACCGCTGCGTCACCCGGGACAAGCAGGGGAAGGAGGGGTGCAGGGCCTCGCCTCTACCGGCAGCCGCCCTGGAGGACTTCGTCGTCGCCCGGCTGCGGGAAGTCTCGGTGGGTGGGGGCTTCGCAACGCAGGTGCATGCCCGCCTCACGTCGCGGCTGGAGGAGAAGCATAAGGCCCTGCGCGCGGAGCGCGTGCAGCTCCCGAAGGACTTGGCCAGGCGTGCCGGGGAGTCCGTGAAGTGGGTGGACTCCCTCTCGAAGCTGGAGGGCCCCTCCCGGCGCCTCCTGGAGGAGAAGCTGACGGCCGCCGGAGAAGAGTCCGCCGGTATGAAGAGGCGGTTGGCGGAGGTGGAGCGCGCCCTGGACGCCATGGAGGGGGAGAAGCTGGAGGCGGCCTGGGTTGCCCAGGCATTGGCGGACTTCGACGCGGTGTGGGATGCCCTCACGGCCGCCAACCGGGGGCGCCTGCTGCAGGCCCTCGTCGGCCGAGTCGTGGTGGATGAGGAGACGGACAGAGTGGACGTGCACCTTGCCCATGCAGGTGAATCCGCGACGCCCGTGCGCGAGGAGGTGGCGGCGTGA
- a CDS encoding RecB family exonuclease — MSALRNEHLSYSRLSRFEACPLSYRLHYLDKHTAEPGVPLSFGKALHAVLERLLQEVIDTEYAGALSEERALQLYREAWAASGLSGLDLFQQGLGILQDFVRQQGRVDSRDILAVEKEFRLPVGPFTVLGFIDRVDWVDEETIAVIDYKSNHQLFTREELDSSLQLSLYALAARRMWPWAKKVRLSMWMLRHGVRQETTRTEEQLDAALAYVETLGQQMEKAESFPARLNPNCVYCDHRRNCPAYAQALEGQRDVVCEDTSDLESVARERQEVAHLAKILGARKAELEGVLRAHLAEQVELVLAGTRYRMFNTTSLDYPLEPTVAVLARATGLSREELMQRLASVEKKALDALLKDAGKRLGTARVALLKAELDSLAAKHHSPRFWAKEVA; from the coding sequence ATGAGCGCCCTGCGAAACGAGCATTTGTCATACAGCCGGCTGAGCCGCTTCGAGGCCTGCCCGCTGTCCTACCGGCTCCACTACCTCGACAAACACACCGCCGAGCCCGGCGTCCCCCTGAGCTTCGGGAAGGCGCTGCACGCCGTCCTCGAGCGACTCCTCCAGGAAGTCATCGACACCGAATACGCTGGCGCCCTCTCCGAGGAGCGTGCCCTCCAGCTCTACCGTGAAGCGTGGGCCGCCTCGGGCCTCTCCGGCCTGGACCTCTTCCAGCAGGGCCTCGGCATCCTCCAGGACTTCGTGCGCCAACAGGGGCGCGTGGACTCCCGCGACATCCTCGCCGTGGAGAAGGAGTTCCGCCTGCCGGTGGGGCCCTTCACCGTCCTGGGCTTCATCGACCGCGTCGACTGGGTGGACGAGGAGACCATCGCCGTCATCGACTACAAGTCCAACCACCAGCTCTTCACCCGCGAGGAGCTGGACTCCAGCCTCCAGCTCAGCCTCTACGCCCTCGCCGCGCGCCGCATGTGGCCCTGGGCGAAGAAGGTGCGTCTCTCCATGTGGATGCTGCGCCACGGCGTGCGGCAGGAGACGACGCGCACCGAGGAGCAGTTGGACGCCGCCCTCGCCTACGTCGAGACGCTGGGCCAGCAGATGGAGAAGGCGGAGTCCTTCCCCGCCCGCCTCAACCCCAACTGCGTGTACTGCGACCACCGGCGCAACTGCCCCGCCTACGCCCAGGCGCTGGAGGGACAGCGTGACGTCGTCTGCGAGGACACGTCCGACTTGGAGTCCGTCGCCCGCGAGCGCCAGGAAGTCGCCCACCTCGCGAAGATTCTCGGCGCGCGCAAAGCGGAGCTGGAGGGCGTCCTCCGGGCCCACCTCGCCGAGCAGGTCGAACTCGTCCTCGCCGGCACGCGCTACCGCATGTTCAACACCACCAGCCTCGACTACCCGCTGGAGCCCACCGTCGCGGTGCTGGCTCGGGCCACCGGCCTCTCCCGTGAAGAGCTGATGCAGCGCCTCGCCAGCGTCGAGAAGAAGGCCCTCGACGCGCTGCTGAAGGACGCGGGCAAGCGCCTGGGCACCGCGCGCGTCGCGCTGCTGAAAGCAGAGCTGGACTCCCTCGCCGCCAAACACCACTCGCCCCGCTTCTGGGCCAAGGAGGTCGCATAG
- a CDS encoding DEAD/DEAH box helicase, which produces MVEDFSEVHGDGGRVASRTQDSSVGDAPSAPAHNAGMGTRTLRVRVDAGLRLAVGDVPPKVLEGLCRALSLPNPAYLKLVRLRKRPGAEPQTLYFFRQQERELVLPRGAIHLLRRAADEAGLTLSFEDARVLPPKRLAKLPVVPLRDYQAEAVERLAKATQGIAVLPCGAGKSVLAVGAIARLRTPTLILVHTLDLAEQWREHVRERLGLEAGLVGAGEEEVRPVTVAVVQSLARWDEAKLDAFLQGFGLLVLDEAHHIAASAFHRIVDRCPARYRLGLTATPEREDGLTPLLRLYLGAPLAVVKHEDLVARGVLVVPEVRAVETAFDFPYFGASDYAPMLEALAEDKVRNDLVLGAVAREAWAGHLCLVLTGRVDHCELLAHRLSAAGLSAAALTSEVPREARKALLDQARAGRVRVLVATSLADEGLDLPRLSRVFLAHPGRARGRTVQRLGRLMRPHPEKKSAVLIDFVDGQVPLLRRHHAERRQQYATVLGVATTAIAR; this is translated from the coding sequence ATGGTGGAAGACTTCTCCGAAGTGCACGGGGACGGGGGACGTGTTGCCTCTCGCACCCAGGACTCCAGCGTGGGGGACGCGCCGTCCGCGCCTGCGCACAACGCGGGCATGGGCACGCGGACGTTGCGCGTGCGGGTGGACGCTGGGCTGCGGCTCGCGGTGGGCGACGTGCCGCCCAAGGTGCTGGAGGGCCTCTGCCGGGCCCTCTCCCTTCCCAACCCCGCCTATTTGAAGCTGGTGCGGCTGCGCAAGCGCCCCGGTGCGGAGCCCCAGACGCTGTACTTCTTCCGCCAGCAGGAGCGGGAGCTGGTGTTGCCGCGCGGGGCCATTCACCTGCTGCGCCGGGCCGCGGACGAGGCGGGCCTGACGCTGTCCTTCGAGGACGCGCGGGTGCTGCCGCCCAAGCGCCTGGCGAAGCTGCCGGTGGTGCCGCTGCGCGACTACCAGGCCGAGGCCGTGGAGCGCCTGGCGAAGGCCACCCAGGGGATTGCGGTGCTCCCATGCGGGGCAGGGAAGAGCGTCCTCGCCGTGGGGGCCATCGCGCGCCTGCGCACGCCGACGCTCATCCTCGTCCACACCCTGGATTTGGCGGAGCAGTGGCGAGAGCACGTGCGCGAGCGCCTGGGCCTGGAGGCAGGCCTCGTGGGCGCGGGGGAAGAGGAGGTGCGGCCCGTCACCGTGGCCGTCGTCCAGTCCCTGGCCCGGTGGGACGAGGCGAAGCTCGACGCCTTTCTCCAGGGCTTCGGACTGCTCGTCCTCGACGAGGCCCACCACATCGCCGCGAGTGCCTTCCACCGAATCGTCGACCGCTGCCCGGCGCGCTACCGGCTGGGCCTGACGGCAACGCCCGAGCGAGAGGACGGGTTGACGCCGCTCTTGCGCCTGTACCTGGGCGCGCCCCTGGCTGTGGTGAAGCACGAGGACCTCGTCGCGCGCGGCGTGCTGGTGGTGCCCGAGGTGCGCGCCGTGGAGACGGCCTTCGACTTCCCCTACTTCGGCGCCTCGGACTACGCGCCCATGCTGGAGGCGCTGGCGGAGGACAAGGTGCGCAATGACCTCGTCCTCGGGGCCGTGGCCCGCGAAGCGTGGGCAGGCCACCTGTGCCTCGTCCTCACGGGCCGGGTGGACCACTGCGAGCTGCTGGCGCATCGGCTCTCGGCCGCCGGCCTGTCGGCCGCCGCGTTGACGAGCGAGGTGCCGCGCGAAGCGCGCAAGGCCCTCCTGGACCAGGCCCGTGCCGGGCGCGTCCGCGTGCTGGTGGCCACCAGCCTGGCGGACGAGGGGCTCGACTTGCCGCGCCTCTCGCGCGTCTTCCTGGCGCACCCCGGCCGCGCGCGTGGACGCACCGTCCAGCGCCTCGGACGCCTCATGCGTCCCCACCCGGAGAAGAAGAGCGCCGTCCTCATCGACTTCGTCGACGGGCAGGTGCCGCTCTTGCGGCGCCACCACGCGGAGCGCCGCCAGCAGTACGCCACGGTGCTGGGAGTGGCCACCACGGCCATCGCACGTTGA